A region from the Triticum urartu cultivar G1812 chromosome 1, Tu2.1, whole genome shotgun sequence genome encodes:
- the LOC125534476 gene encoding uncharacterized protein LOC125534476 produces the protein MVDVMGGVAWIIGVALKIKEAASTVHQNKKDRHHIKRRVEILNKTLSHHENNTELMEDSAVTAALEALEVITVCQQERCILCAFYTAGRLSRKLGKVEQRISYLNSDAMLTIMSYQLLRKFHDGAPPHPPTQIYSPGTHTPLQPPSRSQKVSKQNQDEANKRARPQQLFLSQYL, from the exons ATGGTGGACGTCATGGGCGGCGTCGCGTGGATCATCGGGGTGGCGCTCAAGATCAAGGAGGCGGCCAGCACGGTCCACCAGAATAAGAAGGACCGCCACCACATCAAGAGGCGCGTCGAGATACTCAACAAAACGCTTTCGCACCATGAGAACAACACGGAGCTGATGGAGGACTCTGCGGTGACGGCCGCGCTCGAGGCGCTCGAGGTCATCACCGTGTGCCAGCAGGAGAGGTGCATCCTCTGCGCTTTCTACACCGCCGGGAGGCTGTCTCGGAAGCTGGGCAAAGTGGAGCAGCGCATATCGTACCTCAACTCCGACGCGATGCTGACCATCATGAGCTACCAGCTGCTCAGGAAGTTCCATGATGGTGCTCCACCACATCCACCCACACAG ATTTACTCTCCTGGCACACACACGCCATTGCAACCACCAAGTCGGTCACAAAAG GTGTCAAAACAAAATCAAGATGAAGCCAACAAGCGAGCTCGGCCCCAACAGTTATTTCTCAGTCAATATTTGTAG